A stretch of the Methanosarcinales archaeon genome encodes the following:
- the ahbC gene encoding 12,18-didecarboxysiroheme deacetylase — protein MIGISKLYCGTVEPSDALRYGRESGKLPSHLLQFSKDKKPVVVWNMGRRCNLHCVHCYAQSQDIEYKDELTTRQGKDLIDDLADFGSPVILFSGGEPLMRKDLPELAQYATSKGMRAVISTNGTLIDENMAKVLKEIGLSYVGVSLDGMRETNDKFRGMKGAFDAALQGMRYCKKEGIKVGLRLTINKKNAADIPAIFDLLEEEGIPRVCFYHLVYAGRGSKLVEEDLTHEESRKVLDLIMDRTKAMHDKGFPMEVLTVDNHCDGPYVYFRLLEEDPERAADVYELLMMNQGNSTGIGIGCVSWDGSVHADQFWRHYSFGNVKERKFSEIWTDTNDELMAGLKNRKPLIKANADRCARCKWFDICNGNFRVRAEAIYDNVWADDPACYLTKEEIGYDEG, from the coding sequence TTGATAGGTATTTCAAAATTATATTGCGGGACAGTTGAGCCGTCAGATGCGCTCAGGTATGGCCGGGAATCAGGCAAACTTCCCTCACATTTATTGCAGTTCTCAAAAGATAAAAAACCAGTAGTGGTCTGGAACATGGGCAGGCGATGCAACCTCCACTGTGTACACTGCTATGCCCAATCCCAGGATATTGAGTATAAGGATGAACTGACCACCCGGCAGGGTAAAGACCTGATAGATGACCTGGCAGATTTCGGTTCTCCTGTGATTTTATTCTCAGGCGGTGAACCCCTGATGCGAAAAGACCTCCCTGAACTGGCCCAATATGCCACATCAAAGGGTATGCGGGCTGTTATTTCCACCAACGGGACCCTGATCGATGAAAATATGGCAAAAGTCTTAAAAGAGATCGGCCTTTCATATGTTGGTGTTTCTCTGGACGGGATGAGGGAGACCAATGATAAGTTCAGGGGCATGAAAGGTGCATTTGATGCGGCACTGCAGGGTATGCGCTACTGCAAGAAAGAAGGTATCAAGGTAGGATTGCGACTTACTATTAATAAAAAGAATGCTGCTGATATCCCGGCCATATTTGACCTGCTTGAAGAGGAAGGCATCCCTAGAGTATGCTTCTATCACCTGGTCTATGCAGGTAGGGGGTCAAAGCTGGTGGAAGAAGACCTGACACATGAAGAGAGCCGTAAGGTGCTTGATCTGATAATGGATAGGACAAAAGCAATGCATGACAAAGGCTTCCCAATGGAAGTGCTGACCGTGGATAACCACTGCGATGGTCCCTATGTCTATTTCCGGTTATTGGAGGAGGATCCCGAGCGTGCGGCCGATGTTTATGAACTTCTCATGATGAACCAGGGTAATTCAACTGGTATCGGTATCGGATGCGTGTCATGGGATGGTTCGGTCCATGCAGACCAGTTCTGGAGACATTATTCCTTTGGCAACGTCAAGGAAAGGAAGTTCAGCGAGATCTGGACAGATACAAACGACGAATTAATGGCTGGCCTCAAAAACCGGAAGCCTCTCATAAAAGCCAATGCAGACAGGTGTGCCAGGTGCAAATGGTTCGATATCTGCAACGGTAATTTCCGGGTACGAGCAGAAGCTATT
- a CDS encoding uroporphyrinogen-III synthase — MANPHPLIAIMRPKRYEAESIHICQAAGFEVISAPLIEILDKKDEYFDGFVKRVLAGQSDIVIFTSANGIDHTLDKITDREEFIQALNRCKTIAIGPKTGEAAQNKGITISFVPQSYSSEGLVKAIAPDVKGKVVDIARSSHGALILVEGLENAGAEVFETQVYEIARPKRNAQQEELIQALIENKVDAIAFTSSMMVKNLFELASEMDVLDKLTKALNFHKLIVAAIGDPTSITLDIYNLQVNIISKEYTFEALINEVQKEFDI; from the coding sequence ATGGCAAATCCACATCCATTGATCGCTATAATGAGGCCTAAGCGGTATGAGGCAGAATCCATTCATATTTGCCAGGCAGCAGGTTTTGAAGTTATTTCGGCTCCATTGATAGAGATATTGGACAAAAAAGATGAGTATTTTGATGGTTTTGTTAAAAGGGTGCTGGCCGGGCAATCAGATATCGTGATCTTTACCAGTGCCAACGGGATCGATCATACCCTGGATAAAATAACAGACCGGGAAGAGTTCATACAGGCGTTAAACCGCTGTAAGACCATTGCAATTGGTCCAAAGACCGGGGAAGCTGCACAAAACAAAGGAATTACTATTTCATTTGTTCCCCAATCATACAGTTCAGAGGGTTTAGTGAAAGCTATAGCACCGGACGTGAAGGGTAAAGTGGTTGACATAGCCAGGAGTTCCCATGGTGCGCTTATTCTTGTAGAGGGGCTGGAAAACGCAGGGGCTGAAGTGTTTGAGACCCAGGTCTATGAGATCGCAAGACCAAAAAGAAATGCACAACAGGAGGAACTGATACAGGCATTAATTGAAAATAAAGTGGATGCTATTGCATTTACCAGTTCAATGATGGTTAAAAACCTGTTCGAACTGGCCTCTGAAATGGATGTCCTGGATAAGCTCACAAAAGCATTAAATTTTCATAAACTTATTGTGGCAGCTATTGGTGATCCAACATCTATAACATTAGATATATATAATCTACAAGTTAATATTATCTCTAAGGAGTATACCTTTGAGGCACTCATTAACGAAGTACAAAAGGAATTTGATATTTAA
- the cobA gene encoding uroporphyrinogen-III C-methyltransferase yields the protein MKGTKSGKVYLVGSGPGDPDLLTIKARRLIDEAEVIVYDQLPGKKIIASMPKGAEKIDVGKYAGSHTLKQDQINQVLVDKAKEGKKVVRLKGGDPYVFGRGGEEAQVLVREGIEVEVVPGITSAIAAPAYAGIPVTHRDHASMVTFITGHEDPTKDDSALDWDALARFSGTIVILMGVSMLPRNVNELLHHGKDPNTLVALIERGTRPDQRTTVGTLKNIVDLAKERGVKAPAITIIGGVVGLHDELGEQKVQ from the coding sequence ATGAAAGGCACAAAATCCGGCAAAGTATATCTGGTTGGCAGCGGCCCCGGCGATCCCGACCTGCTCACCATAAAGGCACGCAGGCTCATTGACGAGGCTGAAGTTATCGTATATGACCAGCTTCCAGGAAAAAAGATCATAGCTAGTATGCCTAAAGGTGCCGAAAAGATCGATGTCGGAAAATATGCAGGCAGCCATACCCTGAAACAGGACCAGATAAACCAGGTGCTGGTGGATAAAGCCAAAGAGGGAAAGAAGGTTGTCAGGTTGAAAGGCGGCGACCCTTACGTGTTCGGACGGGGCGGGGAAGAAGCACAGGTGCTGGTTAGAGAAGGCATCGAAGTGGAAGTTGTGCCAGGGATTACATCGGCCATTGCAGCACCAGCTTATGCAGGCATACCTGTGACCCATAGGGATCATGCCAGCATGGTGACCTTTATAACAGGACATGAAGACCCAACAAAAGATGATTCAGCCCTTGATTGGGATGCACTTGCTCGTTTTAGCGGGACCATAGTGATATTGATGGGCGTCAGCATGCTGCCTCGGAATGTCAATGAATTATTGCACCACGGCAAAGATCCCAATACTCTGGTAGCTTTGATAGAAAGGGGTACAAGGCCGGACCAGAGAACTACGGTGGGTACTCTTAAAAATATTGTAGATCTGGCCAAAGAGAGGGGTGTCAAGGCCCCTGCCATTACCATTATTGGCGGTGTGGTCGGCCTGCATGATGAACTGGGTGAACAAAAAGTCCAGTAG